A single Thermodesulfobacteriota bacterium DNA region contains:
- a CDS encoding methyl-accepting chemotaxis protein, whose translation MIETIRRSIPKRRILFIEKAFQFRFIAKMTALVVAGTALTGGLLYLLADQEFGRAFYSAHYQARSSWELLLPAVLVSSFASMGVVAALAVVLTLYDSHRIGGPLYRFRVNLKAVGEGDLTLVTRLREGDELQPLTEAMNDMTRGLREKLLAVHEAARELEDWADGLAGVDEADRTRAAKACEGLRRALGAFRFEP comes from the coding sequence TAGAGAAGGCCTTCCAGTTCCGGTTCATCGCCAAGATGACCGCTCTGGTGGTCGCGGGCACGGCGTTGACCGGGGGGCTCTTGTACCTTCTGGCGGACCAGGAGTTCGGGCGCGCCTTCTACAGCGCCCACTACCAGGCGCGAAGCTCCTGGGAGCTCCTCCTGCCGGCGGTGCTGGTGTCGTCGTTCGCCTCCATGGGGGTGGTGGCCGCCCTGGCCGTGGTCCTCACCCTGTACGACAGCCACCGGATCGGCGGTCCGCTCTACCGCTTCCGCGTGAACCTCAAGGCTGTGGGCGAGGGGGACCTGACCCTGGTGACCCGCCTGCGGGAGGGCGACGAACTCCAGCCCCTGACCGAGGCCATGAACGACATGACACGGGGTCTGCGCGAAAAGCTCCTGGCGGTTCACGAGGCGGCTCGGGAGCTGGAGGACTGGGCGGACGGCCTGGCAGGGGTGGACGAGGCGGACCGCACCCGGGCCGCCAAAGCCTGCGAGGGGCTGCGCCGGGCCCTCGGAGCGTTTCGGTTCGAGCCATGA